In Astatotilapia calliptera chromosome 20, fAstCal1.2, whole genome shotgun sequence, one genomic interval encodes:
- the tshz2 gene encoding teashirt homolog 2 isoform X2 translates to MYVPDEDAALQDSIAEEDGDNDTQTEEECSEKTSPKVSEDRELDNKSTNTYSNQNSPISVLSNQEAELESRLSDSSDRLSDFKTSSPPESQRDEESSTSKHKEETGSSLEKMRAAYANFLADSYWTGIGMDLKIGKNTSKANCDSTNGSTKSEFDWHQDALSKTLQQTLSPKPATKPNLFSSVHLYRQTTKPCGSVFTGASRFRCKDCSAAYDTLVELTVHMNKSGHYQDNNHSKQSNSSASSSKSRKRNLQDMEGKEDAQKVLKCMFCGHSFDSLQDLSVHMIKTKHYQKVPLKEPIPVITPKLLPPAKKRAFETRPCSPDSTTGVSGYTEAQRAASIANANNNRYGYQNGASYTWQFETCKSQILKCMECGSSHDTLQQLTTHMMVTGHFIKVTNSASKKGKQLALDPLAIEKIQGLAEPAVSDTEGEKASPKNPSPGNCEKDSQGEGTSDKMEESDTKDDKQESEDQKASNGTFKYPYLREEDLEQDSGGGGDILKSLANTVASAINKAQTGTPSWSAYPSIHAAYQLSGIIKSAPLSASPPTQLKQTFNHKLRPIAPKGKLYHSAVGVEAPQGQHQTVDIKKEKVGISDGKESQNIKFDLVENDDSDCQDDSSSSSKLDTDCVNEGSEAIKGKLSPDFSDRGKTPSPTASNGRSTTSEPLSDTPDILGINPLSALQSVLNNHLGKANKPNNSRVDKLSAHTQSMFADINRSSEKSALMLRNPVRNKPDNPFLFVNDDQPIDLTKSKHNKASSLLMQPSAPMPQKYALSDIADMVKVLPKATTPKPSIPSRIPSMKLESDVRRFEDVSAEVYSVHKRKGRQSNWNPRHLLILQAQFASSLFQTSEGKYLLSDLGPQERMHISKFTGLSMTTISHWLANVKYQLRKTGGTKFLKNMDTGHPVFYCNDCASQFRSPTTFISHLESHLGFQIKDMCKMPVEHQTKVEEPELSKALSVRATEALVAEEDIDSKFKCKLCCRTFASNHAVKLHLSKTHSKSPDNHSQYVEMDKE, encoded by the coding sequence TGTACGTGCCCGATGAAGATGCCGCTCTTCAGGATTCCATCGCTGAAGAAGACGGAGATAACGACACTCAGACTGAAGAGGAATGCTCGGAGAAGACCAGCCCCAAAGTGTCTGAGGACAGAGAGCTCGACAACAAGAGCACTAACACTTACAGCAACCAGAACTCTCCCATTAGTGTCCTTTCCAATCAAGAGGCAGAGTTGGAATCGCGCCTTAGCGACAGCAGTGACAGGCTCTCAGACTTCAAAACCTCATCGCCACCTGAGAGCCAGCGAGACGAAGAAAGCAGCACCTCCAAGCATAAAGAAGAGACGGGCAGCAGCTTAGAGAAAATGAGGGCGGCCTATGCAAACTTTCTCGCGGATTCTTATTGGACGGGGATAGGAATGGACTTGAAAATTGGCAAAAACACCAGCAAAGCCAACTGTGACAGCACCAATGGAAGCACCAAGAGTGAGTTCGACTGGCACCAGGACGCGCTCTCTAAGACCTTGCAGCAGACACTCTCCCCAAAGCCTGCAACCAAACCCAACCTCTTTAGCTCTGTGCACCTCTACAGGCAAACCACCAAACCTTGTGGCTCGGTGTTCACGGGAGCCAGCCGATTTCGCTGCAAGGACTGCAGCGCTGCTTATGACACTCTGGTTGAGCTGACAGTTCACATGAACAAGAGCGGGCACTACCAagacaacaaccacagcaaACAGAGTAATTCCTCTGCCTCGTCCTCCAAATCTAGGAAACGAAATTTGCAAGACATGGAAGGGAAGGAGGATGCGCAGAAAGTTTTGAAGTGCATGTTTTGTGGCCATTCTTTTGACTCGCTCCAGGATTTGAGCGTCCATATGATTAAAACTAAGCATTACCAAAAAGTGCCTTTAAAAGAGCCGATCCCAGTAATCACACCCAAATTACTGCCACCAGCAAAGAAACGGGCTTTCGAAACGAGGCCCTGCTCCCCTGACTCCACGACTGGTGTGTCTGGCTACACTGAGGCACAACGAGCTGCCAGCATTGCAAACGCCAACAACAATCGATATGGATATCAGAATGGAGCGAGTTACACCTGGCAGTTTGAGACGTGCAAATCTCAGATTCTGAAATGCATGGAGTGTGGAAGCTCCCATGACACCCTTCAGCAACTGACCACACATATGATGGTTACTGGACACTTCATCAAAGTTACAAACTCAGCTTCTAAAAAGGGCAAACAGTTAGCCCTTGACCCCTTGGCCATAGAGAAGATCCAGGGTTTGGCTGAGCCTGCTGTCAGTGACACTGAAGGAGAAAAAGCGTCTCCAAAAAATCCTTCCCCAGGGAACTGTGAGAAGGATAGCCAGGGGGAAGGTACTTCAGACAAAATGGAAGAAAGTGATACTAAAGATGACAAGCAAGAGAGTGAGGATCAAAAGGCCAGCAATGGGACTTTTAAGTACCCTTATCTACGTGAGGAGGATCTTGAACAGGACTCAGGTGGAGGAGGGGACATTCTTAAATCTTTAGCCAACACAGTGGCCTCTGCCATAAATAAAGCTCAAACAGGGACACCGAGCTGGAGTGCCTACCCAAGCATTCATGCTGCCTATCAGCTCTCTGGCATCATCAAAAGCGCCCCTCTCTCAGCATCTCCACCTACTCAGCTAAAGCAGACGTTCAACCACAAGCTGAGACCGATTGCCCCAAAGGGGAAGTTATACCACAGTGCTGTGGGAGTTGAGGCTCCCCAGGGACAGCATCAAACTGTGgacatcaaaaaagaaaaggttggCATTAGCGATGGTAAAGAAAGTCAGAATATTAAGTTTGATCTGGTGGAGAATGATGACAGCGATTGTCAGGACgattcctcttcctcttcaaaGCTTGATACAGACTGTGTGAATGAAGGGAGTGAAGCGATCAAAGGAAAGTTGAGCCCAGATTTCTCCGACAGAGGCAAGACACCGAGCCCCACTGCCAGCAATGGACGCAGCACTACTTCAGAGCCTCTCAGTGACACTCCGGATATACTTGGCATAAACCCTCTTAGTGCACTGCAGTCAGTTCTGAACAATCATCTGGGGAAAGCAAATAAGCCCAATAACTCAAGAGTAGATAAACTATCGGCTCACACACAGTCTATGTTTGCAGACATTAATCGTAGCAGCGAGAAGTCGGCTTTAATGCTCAGAAATCCTGTAAGAAATAAGCCTGATAACCCCTTTCTCTTTGTTAACGATGACCAGCCAATAGATCTGACGAAATCTAAACACAACAAGGCGAGCTCCCTGCTAATGCAGCCCTCCGCACCGATGCCACAGAAATATGCTCTGTCTGATATCGCCGATATGGTTAAAGTGCTTCCAAAAGCCACCACTCCAAAACCATCAATACCATCAAGGATTCCATCTATGAAACTGGAATCGGATGTCAGGCGCTTCGAAGATGTCTCAGCGGAGGTGTACTCCGTCCACAAGCGTAAAGGTAGACAGTCAAACTGGAATCCGCGCCATCTTCTCATCCTGCAAGCTCAGTTTGCCTCCAGCCTCTTCCAGACCTCTGAAGGAAAGTATTTGCTCTCGGACCTCGGCCCTCAGGAGCGGATGCACATCTCCAAATTCACTGGCCTGTCCATGACTACCATAAGCCATTGGTTAGCAAATGTAAAGTACCAGCTGCGGAAAACGGGAGGGACCAAATTCCTGAAGAACATGGACACGGGCCACCCAGTCTTCTACTGCAATGACTGCGCTTCCCAGTTTAGGTCACCCACCACATTCATTTCCCATCTGGAATCCCATCTCGGGTTCCAAATCAAAGACATGTGCAAAATGCCGGTAGAGCATCAGACGAAGGTAGAGGAGCCAGAACTGTCGAAGGCCCTCAGCGTCAGAGCCACAGAGGCTCTAGTCGCGGAGGAGGACATTGACTCAAAATTCAAATGCAAGCTCTGCTGTCGGACATTTGCAAGTAATCATGCAGTCAAACTCCATTTGAGTAAAACTCACAGCAAATCCCCTGACAACCATTCACAATATGTGGAAATGGACAAGGAGTAG
- the tshz2 gene encoding teashirt homolog 2 isoform X1 — protein sequence MPRRKQQAPKRAAVYVPDEDAALQDSIAEEDGDNDTQTEEECSEKTSPKVSEDRELDNKSTNTYSNQNSPISVLSNQEAELESRLSDSSDRLSDFKTSSPPESQRDEESSTSKHKEETGSSLEKMRAAYANFLADSYWTGIGMDLKIGKNTSKANCDSTNGSTKSEFDWHQDALSKTLQQTLSPKPATKPNLFSSVHLYRQTTKPCGSVFTGASRFRCKDCSAAYDTLVELTVHMNKSGHYQDNNHSKQSNSSASSSKSRKRNLQDMEGKEDAQKVLKCMFCGHSFDSLQDLSVHMIKTKHYQKVPLKEPIPVITPKLLPPAKKRAFETRPCSPDSTTGVSGYTEAQRAASIANANNNRYGYQNGASYTWQFETCKSQILKCMECGSSHDTLQQLTTHMMVTGHFIKVTNSASKKGKQLALDPLAIEKIQGLAEPAVSDTEGEKASPKNPSPGNCEKDSQGEGTSDKMEESDTKDDKQESEDQKASNGTFKYPYLREEDLEQDSGGGGDILKSLANTVASAINKAQTGTPSWSAYPSIHAAYQLSGIIKSAPLSASPPTQLKQTFNHKLRPIAPKGKLYHSAVGVEAPQGQHQTVDIKKEKVGISDGKESQNIKFDLVENDDSDCQDDSSSSSKLDTDCVNEGSEAIKGKLSPDFSDRGKTPSPTASNGRSTTSEPLSDTPDILGINPLSALQSVLNNHLGKANKPNNSRVDKLSAHTQSMFADINRSSEKSALMLRNPVRNKPDNPFLFVNDDQPIDLTKSKHNKASSLLMQPSAPMPQKYALSDIADMVKVLPKATTPKPSIPSRIPSMKLESDVRRFEDVSAEVYSVHKRKGRQSNWNPRHLLILQAQFASSLFQTSEGKYLLSDLGPQERMHISKFTGLSMTTISHWLANVKYQLRKTGGTKFLKNMDTGHPVFYCNDCASQFRSPTTFISHLESHLGFQIKDMCKMPVEHQTKVEEPELSKALSVRATEALVAEEDIDSKFKCKLCCRTFASNHAVKLHLSKTHSKSPDNHSQYVEMDKE from the coding sequence TGTACGTGCCCGATGAAGATGCCGCTCTTCAGGATTCCATCGCTGAAGAAGACGGAGATAACGACACTCAGACTGAAGAGGAATGCTCGGAGAAGACCAGCCCCAAAGTGTCTGAGGACAGAGAGCTCGACAACAAGAGCACTAACACTTACAGCAACCAGAACTCTCCCATTAGTGTCCTTTCCAATCAAGAGGCAGAGTTGGAATCGCGCCTTAGCGACAGCAGTGACAGGCTCTCAGACTTCAAAACCTCATCGCCACCTGAGAGCCAGCGAGACGAAGAAAGCAGCACCTCCAAGCATAAAGAAGAGACGGGCAGCAGCTTAGAGAAAATGAGGGCGGCCTATGCAAACTTTCTCGCGGATTCTTATTGGACGGGGATAGGAATGGACTTGAAAATTGGCAAAAACACCAGCAAAGCCAACTGTGACAGCACCAATGGAAGCACCAAGAGTGAGTTCGACTGGCACCAGGACGCGCTCTCTAAGACCTTGCAGCAGACACTCTCCCCAAAGCCTGCAACCAAACCCAACCTCTTTAGCTCTGTGCACCTCTACAGGCAAACCACCAAACCTTGTGGCTCGGTGTTCACGGGAGCCAGCCGATTTCGCTGCAAGGACTGCAGCGCTGCTTATGACACTCTGGTTGAGCTGACAGTTCACATGAACAAGAGCGGGCACTACCAagacaacaaccacagcaaACAGAGTAATTCCTCTGCCTCGTCCTCCAAATCTAGGAAACGAAATTTGCAAGACATGGAAGGGAAGGAGGATGCGCAGAAAGTTTTGAAGTGCATGTTTTGTGGCCATTCTTTTGACTCGCTCCAGGATTTGAGCGTCCATATGATTAAAACTAAGCATTACCAAAAAGTGCCTTTAAAAGAGCCGATCCCAGTAATCACACCCAAATTACTGCCACCAGCAAAGAAACGGGCTTTCGAAACGAGGCCCTGCTCCCCTGACTCCACGACTGGTGTGTCTGGCTACACTGAGGCACAACGAGCTGCCAGCATTGCAAACGCCAACAACAATCGATATGGATATCAGAATGGAGCGAGTTACACCTGGCAGTTTGAGACGTGCAAATCTCAGATTCTGAAATGCATGGAGTGTGGAAGCTCCCATGACACCCTTCAGCAACTGACCACACATATGATGGTTACTGGACACTTCATCAAAGTTACAAACTCAGCTTCTAAAAAGGGCAAACAGTTAGCCCTTGACCCCTTGGCCATAGAGAAGATCCAGGGTTTGGCTGAGCCTGCTGTCAGTGACACTGAAGGAGAAAAAGCGTCTCCAAAAAATCCTTCCCCAGGGAACTGTGAGAAGGATAGCCAGGGGGAAGGTACTTCAGACAAAATGGAAGAAAGTGATACTAAAGATGACAAGCAAGAGAGTGAGGATCAAAAGGCCAGCAATGGGACTTTTAAGTACCCTTATCTACGTGAGGAGGATCTTGAACAGGACTCAGGTGGAGGAGGGGACATTCTTAAATCTTTAGCCAACACAGTGGCCTCTGCCATAAATAAAGCTCAAACAGGGACACCGAGCTGGAGTGCCTACCCAAGCATTCATGCTGCCTATCAGCTCTCTGGCATCATCAAAAGCGCCCCTCTCTCAGCATCTCCACCTACTCAGCTAAAGCAGACGTTCAACCACAAGCTGAGACCGATTGCCCCAAAGGGGAAGTTATACCACAGTGCTGTGGGAGTTGAGGCTCCCCAGGGACAGCATCAAACTGTGgacatcaaaaaagaaaaggttggCATTAGCGATGGTAAAGAAAGTCAGAATATTAAGTTTGATCTGGTGGAGAATGATGACAGCGATTGTCAGGACgattcctcttcctcttcaaaGCTTGATACAGACTGTGTGAATGAAGGGAGTGAAGCGATCAAAGGAAAGTTGAGCCCAGATTTCTCCGACAGAGGCAAGACACCGAGCCCCACTGCCAGCAATGGACGCAGCACTACTTCAGAGCCTCTCAGTGACACTCCGGATATACTTGGCATAAACCCTCTTAGTGCACTGCAGTCAGTTCTGAACAATCATCTGGGGAAAGCAAATAAGCCCAATAACTCAAGAGTAGATAAACTATCGGCTCACACACAGTCTATGTTTGCAGACATTAATCGTAGCAGCGAGAAGTCGGCTTTAATGCTCAGAAATCCTGTAAGAAATAAGCCTGATAACCCCTTTCTCTTTGTTAACGATGACCAGCCAATAGATCTGACGAAATCTAAACACAACAAGGCGAGCTCCCTGCTAATGCAGCCCTCCGCACCGATGCCACAGAAATATGCTCTGTCTGATATCGCCGATATGGTTAAAGTGCTTCCAAAAGCCACCACTCCAAAACCATCAATACCATCAAGGATTCCATCTATGAAACTGGAATCGGATGTCAGGCGCTTCGAAGATGTCTCAGCGGAGGTGTACTCCGTCCACAAGCGTAAAGGTAGACAGTCAAACTGGAATCCGCGCCATCTTCTCATCCTGCAAGCTCAGTTTGCCTCCAGCCTCTTCCAGACCTCTGAAGGAAAGTATTTGCTCTCGGACCTCGGCCCTCAGGAGCGGATGCACATCTCCAAATTCACTGGCCTGTCCATGACTACCATAAGCCATTGGTTAGCAAATGTAAAGTACCAGCTGCGGAAAACGGGAGGGACCAAATTCCTGAAGAACATGGACACGGGCCACCCAGTCTTCTACTGCAATGACTGCGCTTCCCAGTTTAGGTCACCCACCACATTCATTTCCCATCTGGAATCCCATCTCGGGTTCCAAATCAAAGACATGTGCAAAATGCCGGTAGAGCATCAGACGAAGGTAGAGGAGCCAGAACTGTCGAAGGCCCTCAGCGTCAGAGCCACAGAGGCTCTAGTCGCGGAGGAGGACATTGACTCAAAATTCAAATGCAAGCTCTGCTGTCGGACATTTGCAAGTAATCATGCAGTCAAACTCCATTTGAGTAAAACTCACAGCAAATCCCCTGACAACCATTCACAATATGTGGAAATGGACAAGGAGTAG